The Mucilaginibacter terrae region CCATGGGTGGTGTTTTAGGCAAAAAACACGCTACTATGCGGTATATTTTTTAGTACCCATTTATGAATATTGAAAGGTTAATAGATGTTATTAAACAACAAGCTGAAATGTTCATGCTTGAAATTGGAGCATTTTATCCTTTTGCTACGGCAATTAATTCAAATAATGAAATTGTTCCTATTGGCGCTTATATAGAAGATAAAAACGACACCCCTGCATCTCAAGACATCATAAATCTACTTGAGAAAGGTATTTTTCATGAGATTAACAACGGCTATTACAGGATTGCAGCTATTGTAGTTGATATAACTATTACAAAAAAAACAGTTAATTATGATGCTATGCAAATTCGTTTCTACGAAAAGAACAATGCCTATAAAAAGCATTTTATCTATGTAATTAATAGTAATAATGTGATGTTTACCGAAGTACAGGAGTCGTTGTAAGTTACCTAAATTTACTATAATACAGTTTAAATCTGCTTTCAAAAAACTCAAAACTACCATAGCATTGGGACAGAACATCATAAGAGCTTTTGCCGTTATTAAGCATGTTGAGTATTTGCTTAATTAATTGCGGATTGGTTTTAATTATGTAATAAACAATGGCATAAGCTATGCTGTATTGCGCCGTTGCCTGGTCTTTTAAGTTCCAGGCAGCATTATTTGCAGGACTTAAAAACTGAGTAAGATTTAGCGTATTATCATTAACAAAACCTCCTACCTGCATAATCCTTCCTTTTTGCGGGTCAACATACACCCGGCCTTTTTCATCGAGGTACAATGATTCAAAGAAAGTAGAGAGACCCTCGTTTATCCATTTGGGTACACCGTAATAATTGTGGTAATGCATAAACAAGTGGCTTGCCTCATGCACAATTACATTCTGGTAATCATCGCCTTTATAAACATAGCATTCGCGTAATGCCCGAATAAAAGCCGGTTTTAGTAACGAGTGCATGCATCCCATCCCATACTTTTAAAAATTCGCTGCGGCTTTTGTAAAGGTTTATTACAACAGGAAGACTATCAGGAATGATCTTATCAAACAGGCCATTGTAAACAAAAGCCTCATACCTTACCAGTTTGGTAAGCGCAAGTGTATCTTCGGCAGCAAGTTTAAACCCATAGCATTTAATAACCAGTTTTTGCGCCTTGGCAGGAATTATAAAAAAGAGGCATAAAAAAACAGCCGGTAAAAATCTAATCAATTTTTTACCGGCTGATGCAACTTTAAGCTGTTGCTTTGCTTTGTCTAAGCTCTTCAAACAGCTCTATAACTTTTTTCTGGAGGTCAATAACTTCGGTTTCCCTATCCATCAGCTTCTTGTTAACGTTTTCAAGTTCGTTCAGGTACTTCTGCTCGTACTCGGCATCGTTAAAAGTAAGTAATTGCACTACTGACATTTCAAACAAATTAGCAATTTGCTCTAACCTTGACAGGTTGATGTCGGTTATACCCGTTTCAATTTTAGAAAATGCAGGTATGGAAATGTCGAGCCTTTTGGCTACATCTTCCTGACTCCATCCTTTTTGATGTCTTAACAATCTAATTTTTTTGCCCAGTGTTTTCATTTTTTAGTGTTAGGGGATGAGGGTTTCTCAATAGTTAATAAAGTTACAATAAAAATTTATATATTAAAAATCAATTATTTATTTAAAAATTTAGTAGATAATTCATTCAAATTAATTCCGCCAAAATTGCCAGAACTCATTAATAAAAGGTTTTTACCTGTTAAATCCTGTTGCTCCAGATAAGCGGCCAAATCCTGCTGTTGGTCAAAAAACAGCAGATCGGTGTTATCAAAAGCCGCCTTAACTACCTCGGCATCATAAGGTTCCATCTTTTTTTGTACAAACGTTTGTGCATCAATAAAAACAATGGCTTTGTCGGCCTCGTCCATACAACCGGCATACTCGCTCAAAAACTCTTTGTTTAGGCTGCTAAACGTGTGCAGTTCCATACAGGCTATTAACTCCCTGAACGGAAACTGCGTTTTAACCGCATTAATAGTAGCTTTTAACTTTGATGGAGAATGCGCAAAATCTTTATATATATTGGTTACTTCGTTTTTGCCCAACAGCTCCAGGCGGCGGGCGGCGCCTTTAAAAGTAACCATGCTGCTATAAAAACCATCGGCAGCAATTCCCAACGCTGCACATACAGAGCGGGCTGCCTCCATGTTTAGCAGGTTATGCTCACCAAAAACCTGTAAAGGATATTTCTTTTCGCCAATGTTTACCGATGTAATTCCGTTCACTACTTCATACTCCGGTAAATTGTAAGCTGTTTTAGTAACCGGCGATTGGTTATCTTCAACTAACTTTTTGAGCACATCATCGTTGCCAGCATAAAATACCGAGCCTTGCGGCTGAATGGTTTGTATAAATATTTCGAATTGGTGGATATAGTTTTCAAATGTAGGAAACACGTTGATGTGATCCCAGGCAATGCCGCTTATAATACCAATATTGGCCTTATATAAATGAAACTTAGGTCTGCGATCAATAGGTGATGACAGGTATTCGTCTCCTTCTATTACAATAAGCGGCGCATCGCTCAATTGTACCATGGTATCAAAACCTTCCAGCTGTGCCCCTACCAGGTAATCAAACTGCTTACCAGCGGCCTGCAGGGCATGCAGTATCATAGAAGTAATGGTGGTTTTACCATGGCTGCCACCAATTACCACACGTAATTTATCTTTAGATTGTTCGTAAACATACTCCGGGTACGAGTATATTTTGATGCCTTTTTGCTGCGCGGCTAATAATTCGGGGTTATCAACACGGGCATGCATACCTAAAATTACAGCATCAATATCATTGGTGATTTTTTCAGGATACCAACCGTTTTGTTCAGGCAATATTCCCTGTTTAGCCAAACGAGAAATGGAAGGCTCGAACAACACATCGTCTGATCCTGTAACTTCAAAACCCTTTTTATGTAAAGCAATAGCCAGGTTGTGCATTGCGCTGCCACCAATGGCTATAAAATGTACCTTCATGTAAAATGATAGCTTTTAATAAGCCGTTGCAAATAAAATCAAAAACTTCTAACAGAGCAAGTAATTTATTATGACGTTAATAAGTATAACCTTTATTAACACCTTATTTTTAAATTTTGACATATATAATGCCAATGTCATGGTTTATTTAATGTTGTTACGGGAATAAACAAAACATTACATTTGTACTGTAATAAATAAAATTACAGTATGACAGGGCGCTTTCAGATTGCGGTACATATATTTACGTTGCTACATGCGGCCGGAGACGAATATATATCATCAGATTATATTGCCGGCAGCGTAAATATTAACCCGGTACTCATACGTAAGGAATTAAGTTATTTACGCAATTTAGGGTTGATAGCCAGTAAGGAGGGAAAAAGCGGCGGATATACCTTGGGTAAAAGCGCGGGAACCATTACTATGGCCGATATTTATGAAGCAGTAATGGTCAATCCGGTTTTGGGTAAGGCTCGTAACCAGCCTAACCCTAAATGCCCCATTGGCCAACAAATTAGCAGTCACCTTAAAAATATGGATGCCGAACTTACCCGTGTGATCACAGAAAAGCTACGCAGGCAAACATTAGCTGAATTTTACAAACAATTTAACACTTAATATTTTTTAACGTAAACTGTAACATTTTAAATTACATTAATTATGAAAATTGCAATTATAGGCGCAACAGGTTTTGTTGGCCCCAAAGTAGTAGCAGAAGCATTAAACCGTGGATATGAGGTTACGGCATTTGCCCGCCAACCCGAAAAGCTCGAAATAGAAAACAGTAAGCTTACCAAACAAGCGGTTGATATTTATGATACCGATATACTGGCAAACCTGTTGGTTTGCCATGATGCGGTAATTAGTACCTTTAATGCTGGCTGGACCAACCCTAACCTGTACAACGACTTTTTGAACGGCTCACGTTCCATACAAGCGGCAGTTAAAAAAGCAGGCATAAAACGCTATTTAGTTGTAGGAGGAGCCGGAAGCTTACATACTGAACCCGGTGTACAACTGATAGACACTCCTCACTTCCCGGCTGAATACAAAGCAGGTGCCACCGCAGCCCGCGACTATTTAACCGAACTACGTACCGAGCAAGACCTGGACTGGACTTTTTTGAGCCCTGCAATTTTCCTGCACTCGGGCAAACGTACCGGTGTTTTCCGTTTAGGTACTGAGCAACCCGTATTTAATGCAGAAGGTAAAAGCGAAATTTCGGCAGAAGATTTGGCCGTTGCTTTGGTTGATGAAGTAAAAAAGAACGAATTCGTAAAAGCGAGGTTTACTTTGGGATATTAATCCTTTTCATATCATTGTAAACAATAATTGGCAATCTTGTTTCATATCAAAATGTGAGAAGATTGCCAATTAGCTATTGCTGCTCTTGATGGTGATAGAACGACACCAAACAAGCACTTAAAACAATAATCTTATTTACTTTACTCCTTTACAAACTTTGCCGCTACCCAATGATTACCGCTAACTTTATGGCTTTCATATTTTAAGCCAACCTTAGCGGCTTCTTCTTTTATAATAGCCAGATCCGGGGTTTCGTAAAAACCACTGAAGTAAATATGACCGCCGTCTTTAAGCACCTCGGCGTAACGGCCCATTTGGTCAATGAGGATGTTGCGATTAATATTGGCTAATATAAGGTCAAATTCTTCGTCGGGTATTTCTTCTTTTGAA contains the following coding sequences:
- a CDS encoding Rrf2 family transcriptional regulator produces the protein MTGRFQIAVHIFTLLHAAGDEYISSDYIAGSVNINPVLIRKELSYLRNLGLIASKEGKSGGYTLGKSAGTITMADIYEAVMVNPVLGKARNQPNPKCPIGQQISSHLKNMDAELTRVITEKLRRQTLAEFYKQFNT
- a CDS encoding helix-turn-helix domain-containing protein; the protein is MKTLGKKIRLLRHQKGWSQEDVAKRLDISIPAFSKIETGITDINLSRLEQIANLFEMSVVQLLTFNDAEYEQKYLNELENVNKKLMDRETEVIDLQKKVIELFEELRQSKATA
- a CDS encoding DUF1570 domain-containing protein, with product MGCMHSLLKPAFIRALRECYVYKGDDYQNVIVHEASHLFMHYHNYYGVPKWINEGLSTFFESLYLDEKGRVYVDPQKGRIMQVGGFVNDNTLNLTQFLSPANNAAWNLKDQATAQYSIAYAIVYYIIKTNPQLIKQILNMLNNGKSSYDVLSQCYGSFEFFESRFKLYYSKFR
- a CDS encoding UDP-N-acetylmuramate--L-alanine ligase, whose translation is MKVHFIAIGGSAMHNLAIALHKKGFEVTGSDDVLFEPSISRLAKQGILPEQNGWYPEKITNDIDAVILGMHARVDNPELLAAQQKGIKIYSYPEYVYEQSKDKLRVVIGGSHGKTTITSMILHALQAAGKQFDYLVGAQLEGFDTMVQLSDAPLIVIEGDEYLSSPIDRRPKFHLYKANIGIISGIAWDHINVFPTFENYIHQFEIFIQTIQPQGSVFYAGNDDVLKKLVEDNQSPVTKTAYNLPEYEVVNGITSVNIGEKKYPLQVFGEHNLLNMEAARSVCAALGIAADGFYSSMVTFKGAARRLELLGKNEVTNIYKDFAHSPSKLKATINAVKTQFPFRELIACMELHTFSSLNKEFLSEYAGCMDEADKAIVFIDAQTFVQKKMEPYDAEVVKAAFDNTDLLFFDQQQDLAAYLEQQDLTGKNLLLMSSGNFGGINLNELSTKFLNK
- a CDS encoding NAD(P)-dependent oxidoreductase, which produces MKIAIIGATGFVGPKVVAEALNRGYEVTAFARQPEKLEIENSKLTKQAVDIYDTDILANLLVCHDAVISTFNAGWTNPNLYNDFLNGSRSIQAAVKKAGIKRYLVVGGAGSLHTEPGVQLIDTPHFPAEYKAGATAARDYLTELRTEQDLDWTFLSPAIFLHSGKRTGVFRLGTEQPVFNAEGKSEISAEDLAVALVDEVKKNEFVKARFTLGY